ATGAGAAAAGAAGAACTAGTTATGCACAACATACCCgagcatcatcatcttcctttgtgacttctttgacaacctcctcctcttcaCGTTGGTAAAGCTGATCAAATAAATAAGGGGCTTGTAAGACTGCAAGTAATACTTTACACTGCAAACAACTGCTACTCGATAAATAAGAAGCATACTTCAGTAGCAATGAACTGGATGAACCACAAGAACTTCAACACAGCTTGCTCACTGAGctaaaatactccctccgttccataattattgtcgaaatattacatgtatttagacactttttagaaatagatacatccatctgggcaaatttgagacaagaattatggaacggagggagtagcatcgATAAGGCTATTCTACCAAAGAGCTACAATGTGCTAAACATTCCGAGAACTGGTATGATCACGGTTTCACGTAGAGGCACACATTTCATTTACGAAAGTTTGAACGGCGAGCGTCAATCTAGTAACAGTACTAATACTAATCTGGTAAGCATGCATGTAAAAGAGCTGCCACAGAGTGTTGCGACTATTTACGCCTCACGCGGCACATTTCTAGTAGGGCAGAAAGGCCAGAACCTTGCGTTGCTCGCGGATGAGTATGGCGAACTTGTCGATGTTTGGGACGGCGAGCATCTTGGGCATGAGATGGTTGCGGAAGTGCCCTGGCGCCACCTGCACCGTCTCCCCCGCTTTCCCCAGCTTGTCGATCGTCTGCGGCAACAAGTGATCAGGTCTACGATGGCAGCTTCCCCAAGATGAGATGAGAGAGCGAGGTCATAGGTACTACTGTAGCATTCACGACGTTAAGAGGTGGATGTAATAGGGGATTGAGATTTGAGAGTGGGGGTGAGATAGAATGGTTACCGTGGTGAGGATGACCTCGAGCTTGCGGTAGCGGAGGCCGTGGGCGGAGAAGAGCACGGGGttagcggcggtggcgcggcggaggaggagggtggcgcgggcggaggccATGGTGCGTCGTCGGGCAGGGAgagtgcggcggcgccgcctcggggaggaagagaagaagaggaggttgAGGGAAGCAGACTCCCTCTAGTCTAGTGTGACCTACA
This is a stretch of genomic DNA from Brachypodium distachyon strain Bd21 chromosome 1, Brachypodium_distachyon_v3.0, whole genome shotgun sequence. It encodes these proteins:
- the LOC100822985 gene encoding uncharacterized protein LOC100822985, with translation MASARATLLLRRATAANPVLFSAHGLRYRKLEVILTTTIDKLGKAGETVQVAPGHFRNHLMPKMLAVPNIDKFAILIREQRKLYQREEEEVVKEVTKEDDDARQQEEQLKEYQAAAKRLDNALLVLRRFISEGNELRNPVTKDEIVSEVARQLNINIHPDNVHLLSPLSSLGEFELPLRLPRDIPRPEGKLQWTLNVKIRRP